Within Streptomyces sp. SS1-1, the genomic segment ACCGCGAGATGCTCTCCATCCTGGGCTGGACGCCCGACCCGGAGGGCGAGCGGTTCGGCCGATTTTGGCGCAGGACCGAGGCCGTGGAAGAATAGTCCGCTGTTGTGCGCCGTCCGGCGTGCGCCCCTGCCACAGGGGGACACGACGCCCGCCCCGACGGGCACAGCACTCTCATCTCGAACACCTAGTTCCGTTGATGACCTGTGGCATCAGCGAAGAAAGCAGACGAAATGTCTCACCTGCTCGACTCCGTCGACGCCGCGTCGCTGCGCAGCGACGTCCCGGCCTTCCGCCCCGGCGACACCGTCAACGTCCACGTGCGCGTCATCGAGGGCAACCGCTCCCGTGTGCAGCAGTTCAAGGGCGTGGTGATCCGCCGCCAGGGTGCCGGCGTGCGCGAGACCTTCACGGTCCGCAAGGTCTCCTTCTCCGTCGGCGTCGAGCGCACCTTCCCGGTGCACACCCCGATCGTGGAGAAGATCGAGCTCGTCACCCGCGGTGACGTGCGTCGCGCCAAGCTGTACTACCTGCGCGAGCTGCGCGGCAAGGCCGCGAAGATCAAGGAGAAGCGCGAGAACTGAGCGCTTCCGGGGGCTCGCCCCCGAGGGGTCCGCGGCGGGGCCGGATAGCATCTGGCCTCGATGGACACCGAAGCACAGCACACGGAGCGCGACCGCTCCTCCCGCCCTTCCGGCACCGGGTACGCCCCGGACCCGGAGGGCCGGGAGGGACGGTCGCGTTCCGCGTTGGCGGGCCGGATCACCGCCCGCCTCCCCGGCGGCCGGTACAGCCTGACCCTGCTGCTGGTCCTCGTCGGCGTCCTGCTGCTCAACCTGTTCGTCGCGCGGCCGTTCGAGATCCCGAGCGGATCCATGGAGCCCGCATTGAGGATCGGCGACCGCGTCCTCGTAAATAAGTTGGCGTACCGTTTCGATGCCGGGCCGCGGCGCGGCGATGTCGTCGTGTTCGACGGAACCGGGTATTTCGGGGACGCCGACTACGTCAAACGCGTTGTGGGTGTGGGGGGAGACCACGTGGTCTGCTGTGACAAGGAGGGGAGGATCCAGGTGAACGGCCGCCCGGTCGACGAATCGGCCTTCGTGCACCCCGGCGACCGCCCGTCCGCCGTGCGGTTCGACGTCGTCGTCCCCGACGGCAGGCTCTTCGTCCTCGGCGACCACCGCGGCGCCTCCAGCGACTCCCGCGACCACCTGGGCTCACCCGGCGGCGGCATGATCCCCCTCGACGCCGTCATCGGCCGCGCCGAGGCCGTCGTCTGGCCCGCCGCCCACTGGACCCGACTGCACCGTCCGGACGCCTACGCGCGCGTGCCCGCCCCGGACGGCGCCCATGGGTAACCGCGGCAAACCGCGCGGCGTGCCCAGCAGCGCCGCCGACAATCTGCTCCCCACCGGCTCCCGGCGCGCCTCCGGCCCCACGGGCGGCCGCAGCCGCGCCGAGCGGCGCAAGCTCCAGCGCAAGGTCAAACGGCGCCGCAGGCGCTCGGCGATCAAGGAGATACCCCTCCTCGTCGGCGTCGCCGTGCTGATAGCGCTCGTCCTCAAGACCTTCCTCGTCCAGGCCTTCGTGATCCCGTCCGGCTCCATGGAGCAGACGATCCAGGTCGGCGACCGCGTCCTCGTCGACAAGCTGACTCCCTGGTTCGGCAACAAGCCCGAGCGCGGTGACGTCGTCGTCTTCAAGGACCCCGGCGGCTGGCTCCAGGACGAGCAGACGACGGTGAAGAAGGACGACCCCGTCGTCGTCAAGCAGGTCAAGGAGGCCCTCACCTTCATCGGCCTGCTGCCCTCCGACGACGAGAAGGACCTGATCAAACGGGTCGTGGGCGTCGGCGGCGACCGCGTCAAGTGCTGCGACGCCCAGGGCCGGGTCACCGTCAACGGCGTTCCCCTGAACGAGGACTATCTGTACCCGGGCAACACCCCGTCCAAGACCCAGTTCGACATCACCGTCCCCCAGGGCCGGCTGTGGGTCATGGGCGACCACCGGGCGAACTCGGCCGACTCCCGCGCCCACCAGGACCAGGAGTACGGCGGCACGGTCTCCGAGGACGAGGTCGTCGGACGCGCGAAGTGGATCGCCTGGCCTCTCGGGCACTGGACCAGTCTGGACGAGCCGAACACCTACGCCTCCGTGGCCGACTCGGCGCCCGGGTCGACCGCGTCCGTCCCGCTGTCGCATAGGGTTGCCCCGGACGATTCGAACGGAACGCTCCAGCTCCCGAGCCCTGCGGAACTCCCGCTCGTTATGGGAGTGGTGGGCCTGCGCCGCGCATGGGGCAGGCAGCGGCACAGAGTAAGGAGTTGGCGTGGGGGATGTGGCGGTTGGCGCACGGTCCGGGCACGACGGCGAGGAGCACCGCGGACACCCCGTGGGCGCGGCCGACCCGGCGGCGGACGGCGCCGTGACCTCCGGGAATGAGCCCGGATCCGGCGATGACGGCGGACGGTCGGGCGGCGAGCCCCCGACCGGCGGCCAGGGGTCGGGCGGGGCCGCCCCCGAGAAGAAGCAGCGCTCCTTCTGGAAGGAGCTGCCGATCCTGATCGGGATCGCGCTCGTCCTGGCGCTGCTGATCAAGACGTTCCTGGTGCAGGCGTTCTCGATCCCCTCCGACTCGATGCAGAACACCCTCCAGCAGGGTGACCGCGTCCTCGTCGACAAGCTCACCCCGTGGTTCGGCTCCGAGCCGGAGCGCGGCGAGGTCGTCGTCTTCCACGACCCCGACCAGTGGCTCGCGGGCGAGCCCACCCCCGACCCGAACGCCCTGCAGACCTTCCTCAGCTGGATCGGCCTGATGCCGTCCTCCGAGGAGAAGGACCTGATCAAGCGTGTGATCGGCGTCGGTGGCGACACCGTCGAGTGCAAGGGCACGGGCCCGCTGACGGTCAACGGCAAGGCGCTGAACGAGCCCTACGTCTACCCGGGCAACACCCCGTGCAGCCAGGACGACCAGGGCGGCCAGTTCAAGGTGAAGGTCCCCGAGGGCTTCATCTGGGTGATGGGCGACCACCGGCAGAACTCCCGGGACTCGCGCTACAACCAGTCCGACAAGAACCACGGCATGGTCCCCGTCGACAAGGTCGTCGGCCGTGCCGTCGTGATCGCGTGGCCGGTCGGCCGCTGGAGCACCCTGCCGGTTCCGGACACCTTCGACCAGGACCTCAGCACGCGGTCCGCGGCCCTGACGGTCGCCCCGCCGAGCCTCGCGCTGGCCGGCGCGGTGCCGCTGGTGCTGTGGCGCCGGCAGCGGGTCAGGGCCGAGCGGACGCGCTGAGCGGCCGGGACACCGTGGACGGGACCGGCCCGGGCAGCCGCACCGGGCCCGCCGCGGAGTACGGCATCAGCCGTTCCGTTTCGCACCCGCACCTGGGGAAAGCTTTGCCGAGCGGCCGGTCCGCGGTCTCCTGAGGGGCTGCCCGGCGTCGGTACCGCCGGGTAGGGTGCGGGTCCATGGGTGGCGAGAGCACGATACGTACGGCGCCGCGTTCCGGCGCGAGCAAGGGCCCGGCGGGCAGCCGGACCGGACAGGTGCTGTCCGGGCTGGCCGTGGCGCTGGGTCTGCTGCTGTTCCTGGGCGGCTTCGCCTGGGGAGCGGTCGTGTACCGGCCGTACACCGTCCCCACCAGCTCTATGGCGCCCACGATCGGCGCCGGCGCCCGGGTGCTCGCCCAGCGCGTCGACGGCGGCGACGTCCACCGCGGTGACGTCGTCGTCTTCACGGACAAGACCTGGGTGACCAACGCGCCCGTCGTCAAGCGCGTCGTCGCGGTCGGCGGCGACACCGTCGCCTGCTGCACCGACGGCAAGCTGACCGTCAACGGCAAGCGGATCGACGAGCCCTACCTGGCCGACGACGGCCTCGCCGAGCTCCAGGGCTTCCCGAGCGTGAAGGTCCCCAAGGGCCGGATCTTCCTCCTCGGCGACGAGCGCAGCGGCTCCCTCGACTCCACCGCCCACCTCACGGACGCCGCCAGCGGCACCGTCGCCCGCAGTGCCGTCTCGGCCCGTGTGGAGGCCGTCGTGTGGCCCATGAACGGCATGCTGGAGCAGGCGACCGGCTTCGAGAAGCTCGGCCCGCTGTCGCCGCAGGGGCCGCTGCGCACGCAGGGCCTCATGATCCTCGCCGGAGCCGTGCTGGTCCTCGGCGGCGGGGCGTACGGCCCGATCGCCAAGCGCCTCGGGGGCCGCAACCGCAAGCCGGAGCCCGCCCGTGCCGGCTGAGACCGACAGCCCGCACCAGAACGGGGTCGACGGCCCGCCCGAGGACGGGGTGCGCAGGGTCGCCCGCGTCGTGCTGCTCGACCCCGAGGACCGCATCCTGCTGCTGCACGGCCATGAGCCGGAAGACCCCGCCGACGACTGGTGGTTCACGCCCGGCGGGGGAGTCGAGGGCGACGAGACGCGCGAAGAGGCCGCTCTGCGGGAACTCGCCGAGGAGACCGGCATCACGGACGTCGATCTCGGCCCCGTGCTGTGGCGGCGCCGGTGCTCGTTCCCGTTCGCGGGCCGCCGCTGGGACCAGGACGAGTGGTACTTCCTGGCCCGTACGACCCAGACGGCGGTCAGGGCCCTGGCCCTCACCGAGCTGGAGCGGCGCAGCGTCGCCGGAGCACGCTGGTGGACGTGTCCGGAACTCGCCCGGGCGCATGAGACGGTGTATCCGACCAGACTCGCCGAGCTGCTGCGGAGGCTGCTCGACGAAGGTCCCCCGGCCGGGCCCGTGACCCTCGACACCGAAATCGTCTAGGGGCCTGCGGGACTGGCGCACAATGGGGGGATCGCACGGCTGAAGGGGAACATGCCATGAGCGCCGAGGACCTCGAGAAGTACGAGACCGAGATGGAGCTGAAGCTCTATCGGGAGTACCGCGATGTCGTCGGTCTGTTCAAGTACGTGATCGAGACCGAGCGGCGCTTCTACCTGACCAACGACTACGAAATGCAGGTGCACTCGGTCCAGGGTGAGGTGTTCTTCGAGGTGTCCATGGCGGACGCCTGGGTCTGGGACATGTACCGGCCGGCCCGGTTCGTGAAGCAGGTGCGCGTCCTGACGTTCAAGGACGTGAACATCGAGGAGCTGAACAAGAGCGACCTCGAACTGCCCAGCAGCTGAGGCCGGGGCTGAGGTTCACCCGCACGGGTGAGCGAGTTTTCCACAGCCCCGTAGTCGTCCACCAAGATCCAACAACGTCCTGAGACGGGCTCATCGTTGGCGCCGGAGGTGGTGCCGACATGAACGCACGCAGGGCACTCGGCAGGTACGGCGAGGATCTGGCCGCGAGGCGGCTGACCCAGGCCGGGATGACGGTTCTCGGGCGCAACTGGCGCTGTGGCAGGACCGGAGAGATCGACATCGTCGCCCGCGACGGCGACGTCCTCGTCGTCTGTGAGGTGAAGACCCGCAGGGCCGGCGGCTTCGAACATCCGATGGCCGCCGTGGGCCCCGACAAGGCGCGGCGTCTGCGCGGCCTCGCCGAGCGCTGGATCCACGCGCACGGCGGAGCCCCGCCCGGAGGCGTCCGGATCGACCTGGTCGGCATCGTCCTGCCCGACCGGGGCGCCCCCGTCGTCGAGCACGCGCGAGGGGTGGCCTGACATGGGGTTCGCACGCACCTGCGCGGTGGCGCTCGTGGGCGTCGAGGGAGTCGTCGTCGAGGTCCAGGCGGACCTCGAACCGGGCGTCGCGGCCTTCACGCTCGTGGGCCTGCCCGACAAGAGCCTGACCGAGAGCCGCGACCGCGTCCGGGCGGCCGTCGTCAACTCCGGCGGCGAGTGGCCGCAGAAGAAGCTCACCGTCGGACTCAGCCCGGCGTCCGTACCGAAGGCCGGCAGCGGCTTCGACCTGGCCGTCGCCTGCGCCGTCCTCGGCGCCGCCGAGCGCATCGACCCACGCGTCCTCGCCGACATCGTGATGATCGGCGAGCTCGGACTGGACGGCCGGGTGCGCCCCGTCCGGGGCATCCTCCCGGCCGTGCTCGCCGCCGCCGACGCCGGATACGAACAGGTCGTCGTCCCGGAGTGCGCGGCGGCCGAGGCATCCCTCGTCCCGGGCGTCTCCGTGTTCGGCGTACGCAGCCTGCGCCAGCTGATCGCCGTCCTCGCCGACGAACCCGTCCCCGACGAGGAACCCGAGGACCACGGCCGCCCCGACCCGCTGCTCGCGGGCCTGCGGATGCCGGGGACCGGCGCGGCCACCGGCATGCGGAACCTGGGCGCCACCGCCTGCGACCACGGCCACGACCTCGCCGACGTCGTCGGGCAGACCTCGGCACGCACCGCCGTGGAGGTCGCCGCGGCCGGCGGGCACCATCTTTTCCTGGAGGGCCCGCCCGGCGCCGGCAAGACGATGCTCGCGGAGCGGCTGCCCGCCATCCTCCCGCCGCTCGGCCGGCAGGAGTCCCTGGAGGTCACGGCCGTGCACTCGGTCGCGGGCCTCCTCCCGGCGGGCAAGCCCCTCATCGACGCGGCCCCCTACTGCGCCCCGCACCACTCCGCCACCATGCAGGCCCTGGTCGGCGGCGGCCCCGGCTTCGCCCGCCCCGGCGCGGTGTCGCTCGCTCATCGAGGGGTGCTTTTTCTGGATGAAACCCCCGAATTCAGCGGTCAGGCGCTCGACGCCCTGCGTCAGCCGCTGGAGGCGGGCCACGTCGTGATCGCCCGCAGCGCCGGCGTCGTCCGCTTCCCGGCGAAGTTCCTCATGGTCCTCGCCGCCAACCCCTGCCCCTGCGGGCGCTTCTCCCGGACCGACGACCTGTGCGAGTGCCCGCCCTCCGCCATCCGCCGCTACCAGGCCCGGCTGTCCGGGCCGCTGCTCGACCGCGTCGACCTCCGCGTCGAGGCCGACCGCGTCACCCGGGCCCAGCTCGCCGAGCGCGGCGCCCGCGGCGAGTCGACGGCCACCGTTGCCGACCGGGTGCGCGCCGCCCGTGAGCGGGCCGCCGCGCGGCTCTCCGGCACCCCGTGGCGGACCAACAGCGAGATCCCCGGACGCGAGCTGCGCAGCCGCTGGCACGCGGTGAGCGGCGCCATGGACGAGGCCGAGCGGAACCTGGAGCGCGGCGTGCTCACGGCCCGCGGCCTCGACCGCGTCCTGCGCGTCGCGTGGACCGTCGCCGACCTCGTCGGGCACGACCGGCCCGACGCCACGGACGTCGCCCTCGCCCTGCAACTGCGCACCGGAGTCCCCCGCGGCGTCCCCATGGCGATCGGGGCCCTGACATGAGCGGCGCCGGGGCACCTCGGGAGGCCCCTTCGGACGCCCTGCTCGACCGGGTCTTCCTCAGCCGGGTCGTCGAGCCCGGCGACGAGACCGCCGGACGCTGGGTGCGCGAGTACGGCACCGGAGCGGTCGTACGACGGCTGCGGGAGGACGCCGAGCCGCCCCTGCCCGGCATCGGCCCCCGGCGCTGGGAGGGGCTGCGCGCCCGGGCGGCCCGCGCGGACCCCGCCCGGGACCTCGCCGCGGCCGACAGCGCCGGGATGCGGTTCGTGTGCCCGGGGGACGCCGAGTGGCCCGGGCAGCTCGACGACCTCGGTGACGCGCGGCCCCTCGGACTCTGGGTGCGCGGACCGGCCGACCTGCGCATGTGGGCGCTGCGCTCCGTCGCGCTGGTCGGAGCGCGGGCCTGCACGGAGTACGGCGCGCACATGGCCGCCACCCTCGCCGGAGCGCTCGCCGAAGAGGGCTGGGTGGTCGTCTCCGGCGGGGCGTACGGGGTGGACGGCGCGGCCCACCGCGGCGCCCTCGGCGCCGGCGGGGCCACCGTCGCCGTCCTCGCCTGCGGCGCCGACCGGCCCTACCCCCGCGGGCACACCCAGCTGATCGACCGGATCGCGGCGCAGGGTCTGGTCGTCGGCGAGCTGCCACCGGGTGAGCACCCCACCCCGAGCAGATTCATCGTGCGCAACCGCGTGATCGCCGCCCTCACCCGGGGCACGGTCGTCGTGGAGGCCGCCCACCGCAGCGGCTCCCTGGCCACCGCGCGGGCAGCCCGGCGCCTCGGCCGGCACACCATGGGCGTCCCCGGCCCCGCCACCAGCGGACTCTCCGCCGGCGTGCACGACCTGCTGCGGCAGGACGCGGTGCTGGTCACCGACGCGGCGGAGATCATCGAACTCGTCGGGGACATGGGGGAGCTGGCCCCCGAGCGGCGCGGACCCGTCCTGCCACGGGACCTGCTCGAACCGAGGGCACGGGCGGTCCTGGCCGCCCTGCCCGGCCCGCGCGCCGCCCGGGCGGACGAGATCGCACGCGGCGCGCAGACCACGGAGGACGACGCCGTCGCGAGACTGTACGAACTCCGCTCACTCGGCTGGGTCGAACGACACGGCGACGGCTGGAAGTTGACACGCCAGGCGATGATGACCGCCCGCACCGGGCGACGTCCATGCTGACCGAGCGTGTTCGGCCGTACGGGGGAACACGGACGCCCTTGTGAATTCCCCCAGTTGGGGTGTTCGTGTGATCACGCAGCGCGACCGTCATGCCCCGGCGGAGCGTCCAGCGGAACGTATCTGCGTACGGCTCGGCCTCCACCCTTCGCGCACCGCGACACGTCAGTCACGCTACGCTCACGGGGTTCCGGCTCGGACGGGCCCCACGACACGGAAGGCGAGTACGGCGACCACGACGACCTCCAGACCGACGGCTCCCCAGGCACCCCGCTTCACGGCAGAACGGCACTAGGCAACGAATGCCCCAGCACACCTCCGGGTCCGACCGGGCGGCGATCCCCCCAGCCGCCCGTGACGGTGGCAGCGCGCGGCCGCCCGCTCCCTCGACACTCGACGAGCTGTGGCGGTCGTACAAGGCGACGGGGGACGAGCGGCTGCGCGAGCAGCTGATCCTGCACTACTCGCCCCTCGTCAAGTACGTGGCGGGCCGGGTCAGCGTCGGCCTGCCGCCCAACGTCGAGCAGGCGGACTTCGTGTCGTCCGGGGTGTTCGGGCTGATCGACGCGATCGAGAAGTTCGACGTCGACCGGGAGATCAAGTTCGAGACGTACGCGATCACCCGGATCCGCGGCGCGATGATCGACGAACTCCGGGCGCTGGACTGGATCCCGCGCTCCGTCCGGCAGAAGGCGCGCAACGTCGAGCGCGCGTACGCGACGCTGGAGGCGCGGCTGCGGCGCACGCCCACCGAGTCCGAGGTGGCCGCAGAGATGGGCATCGCGGTGGACGAACTCCACTCGGTGTTCAGCCAGTTGTCGCTGGCCAACGTCGTGGCCCTGGAGGAGTTGCTGCACGTCGGCGCCGAGGGCGGCGACGGCCTCAGCGTGATGGACACGCTGGAGGACACCGCGGCGGACAACCCGGTCGAGGTCGCCGAGGACCGGGAGCTGCGGCGGTTCCTGGCGCGGGCGATCAACACGCTCCCCGAACGGGAGAAGACCGTGGTGACGCTGTACTACTACGAGGGCCTGACCCTCGCCGAGATCGGCAACGTCCTCGGTGTGACGGAGAGCCGGGTCAGCCAGATCCACACCAAGTCCGTGCTCCAGCTCCGGGCGAAACTGGCCGGCTTCGGCCGGTGACCTGCTCCGACGGCAGTGGCGTTCGGCGCAGACACTCCCGTCCGGGGAGCGGCGTCCGTACAGTGGACGGGTGCCAAGGATTCGAGCGGCCTCCGTGGCCGAGCACCGGTCGATGCAGCGAGCCGCCCTGCTGGACGCGGCTCGTTCCCTGTTGTCCGAGGGCGGGACGGAGGCGCTGACCTTCCCGGCCCTCGCCGAGCGCACGGGACTCGCGCGGTCGTCCGTGTACGAGTACTTCCGGTCGCGGGCCGCCGTGGTCGAGGAGCTGTGCGCCGTCGACTTCCCGGTCTGGGCCGCCGAGGTCGAGGCCGCGATGGCGGAGGAGACCACCCCCGAGGGCAAGGTCGAGGCGTATGTCCGCCGCCAGCTCGCACTGGTCGGCGACCGGCGGCACCGGGCCGTCGTGGCGATCTCCGCGAGCGAACTGGACGCCGGCGCCCGCGAGAAGATCCGGGCCGCGCACGGCGGGCTGATCGCGATGATCGTCGAGGCGCTGCGGGAGATGGGCCACGCCGAGCCCCGGCTGGCCGCCATGCTGCTGCAGGGCGTCGTCGACGCGGCCGTCCGCAGGATCGAACTGGGCGCCGCGGAGGAGCCGGCGGCGATCACCGACGCGGCCGTCTCGATGGCGCTCAGGGGAGTGCGGGGCTGAGACCCGGCCCGGGACCCCGCCCGGTGGGCACCGGCACCCCCAGGACCGGCAGTAGGCGGGACGGGCCGTGCAGGAGCCAGGGCGGGAGCAGGGCCAAGGGGTTCAGATAGCCCTCGCCCCGGCGCAGCCCCCAGTGCAGGCAGACCGCCGGACAGTGTGAGCCGGCCGGCTCCACGGTCCCTACGACGGCACCCGCCGCCACCTCCTCGCCCTTCCCGACGGACGCCCGCACCGGTTCGTACGTCGTGCGCAGCGGCGGGTCCCCCGTCCCCGCCAGCTCCACCGACACGACCCCCTTGCCGGCCACCCGGCCCGCGAAGGACACCCGTCCGGCCGCCACCGCCCGCACCGGTGTGCCGGCCGGGGCCGCCAGGTCCACGCCCCGGTGGCCACGGCCGTACGGCGTCGCCGGGGGCTCCCAGGCGCGCAGGACCGGTGGGCGCGACCCCACGGGCCAGGCGCGGCCGAGCGTCGGGACCCCGGGCTCCGCGGGGTCCGCGGGGTCCGCGGGGGCCGGAGCCGCGCGCACCCGGGCGGCGGTCGGGGTCAGGTCCGGCACCGGTGCCAGCAGGACGGCGGCCGTCAGGAGGAGCAGCAGGACCAGCCGCCCGGACGCCCTCGCCGCTTTCACGTATCGCCGCTGTGATCGCTTCTGTCGCATGTCCGAACAGTGGCGCAATCCCGCCGATCATGGCCGGTATCTGTGGACAACCTCCGTGCTGTGGACAGCGGCGTCACCCGGGACCTCGAAGGTCCCG encodes:
- the lepB gene encoding signal peptidase I, which codes for MDTEAQHTERDRSSRPSGTGYAPDPEGREGRSRSALAGRITARLPGGRYSLTLLLVLVGVLLLNLFVARPFEIPSGSMEPALRIGDRVLVNKLAYRFDAGPRRGDVVVFDGTGYFGDADYVKRVVGVGGDHVVCCDKEGRIQVNGRPVDESAFVHPGDRPSAVRFDVVVPDGRLFVLGDHRGASSDSRDHLGSPGGGMIPLDAVIGRAEAVVWPAAHWTRLHRPDAYARVPAPDGAHG
- the lepB gene encoding signal peptidase I, translated to MGGESTIRTAPRSGASKGPAGSRTGQVLSGLAVALGLLLFLGGFAWGAVVYRPYTVPTSSMAPTIGAGARVLAQRVDGGDVHRGDVVVFTDKTWVTNAPVVKRVVAVGGDTVACCTDGKLTVNGKRIDEPYLADDGLAELQGFPSVKVPKGRIFLLGDERSGSLDSTAHLTDAASGTVARSAVSARVEAVVWPMNGMLEQATGFEKLGPLSPQGPLRTQGLMILAGAVLVLGGGAYGPIAKRLGGRNRKPEPARAG
- a CDS encoding DUF2469 domain-containing protein, translated to MSAEDLEKYETEMELKLYREYRDVVGLFKYVIETERRFYLTNDYEMQVHSVQGEVFFEVSMADAWVWDMYRPARFVKQVRVLTFKDVNIEELNKSDLELPSS
- a CDS encoding YraN family protein; translation: MNARRALGRYGEDLAARRLTQAGMTVLGRNWRCGRTGEIDIVARDGDVLVVCEVKTRRAGGFEHPMAAVGPDKARRLRGLAERWIHAHGGAPPGGVRIDLVGIVLPDRGAPVVEHARGVA
- a CDS encoding YifB family Mg chelatase-like AAA ATPase, producing the protein MGFARTCAVALVGVEGVVVEVQADLEPGVAAFTLVGLPDKSLTESRDRVRAAVVNSGGEWPQKKLTVGLSPASVPKAGSGFDLAVACAVLGAAERIDPRVLADIVMIGELGLDGRVRPVRGILPAVLAAADAGYEQVVVPECAAAEASLVPGVSVFGVRSLRQLIAVLADEPVPDEEPEDHGRPDPLLAGLRMPGTGAATGMRNLGATACDHGHDLADVVGQTSARTAVEVAAAGGHHLFLEGPPGAGKTMLAERLPAILPPLGRQESLEVTAVHSVAGLLPAGKPLIDAAPYCAPHHSATMQALVGGGPGFARPGAVSLAHRGVLFLDETPEFSGQALDALRQPLEAGHVVIARSAGVVRFPAKFLMVLAANPCPCGRFSRTDDLCECPPSAIRRYQARLSGPLLDRVDLRVEADRVTRAQLAERGARGESTATVADRVRAARERAAARLSGTPWRTNSEIPGRELRSRWHAVSGAMDEAERNLERGVLTARGLDRVLRVAWTVADLVGHDRPDATDVALALQLRTGVPRGVPMAIGALT
- the rplS gene encoding 50S ribosomal protein L19, whose translation is MSHLLDSVDAASLRSDVPAFRPGDTVNVHVRVIEGNRSRVQQFKGVVIRRQGAGVRETFTVRKVSFSVGVERTFPVHTPIVEKIELVTRGDVRRAKLYYLRELRGKAAKIKEKREN
- a CDS encoding murein hydrolase activator EnvC family protein, whose amino-acid sequence is MRQKRSQRRYVKAARASGRLVLLLLLTAAVLLAPVPDLTPTAARVRAAPAPADPADPAEPGVPTLGRAWPVGSRPPVLRAWEPPATPYGRGHRGVDLAAPAGTPVRAVAAGRVSFAGRVAGKGVVSVELAGTGDPPLRTTYEPVRASVGKGEEVAAGAVVGTVEPAGSHCPAVCLHWGLRRGEGYLNPLALLPPWLLHGPSRLLPVLGVPVPTGRGPGPGLSPALP
- the lepB gene encoding signal peptidase I, yielding MGNRGKPRGVPSSAADNLLPTGSRRASGPTGGRSRAERRKLQRKVKRRRRRSAIKEIPLLVGVAVLIALVLKTFLVQAFVIPSGSMEQTIQVGDRVLVDKLTPWFGNKPERGDVVVFKDPGGWLQDEQTTVKKDDPVVVKQVKEALTFIGLLPSDDEKDLIKRVVGVGGDRVKCCDAQGRVTVNGVPLNEDYLYPGNTPSKTQFDITVPQGRLWVMGDHRANSADSRAHQDQEYGGTVSEDEVVGRAKWIAWPLGHWTSLDEPNTYASVADSAPGSTASVPLSHRVAPDDSNGTLQLPSPAELPLVMGVVGLRRAWGRQRHRVRSWRGGCGGWRTVRARRRGAPRTPRGRGRPGGGRRRDLRE
- a CDS encoding TetR/AcrR family transcriptional regulator, with translation MAEHRSMQRAALLDAARSLLSEGGTEALTFPALAERTGLARSSVYEYFRSRAAVVEELCAVDFPVWAAEVEAAMAEETTPEGKVEAYVRRQLALVGDRRHRAVVAISASELDAGAREKIRAAHGGLIAMIVEALREMGHAEPRLAAMLLQGVVDAAVRRIELGAAEEPAAITDAAVSMALRGVRG
- the whiG gene encoding RNA polymerase sigma factor WhiG is translated as MPQHTSGSDRAAIPPAARDGGSARPPAPSTLDELWRSYKATGDERLREQLILHYSPLVKYVAGRVSVGLPPNVEQADFVSSGVFGLIDAIEKFDVDREIKFETYAITRIRGAMIDELRALDWIPRSVRQKARNVERAYATLEARLRRTPTESEVAAEMGIAVDELHSVFSQLSLANVVALEELLHVGAEGGDGLSVMDTLEDTAADNPVEVAEDRELRRFLARAINTLPEREKTVVTLYYYEGLTLAEIGNVLGVTESRVSQIHTKSVLQLRAKLAGFGR
- a CDS encoding NUDIX hydrolase: MPAETDSPHQNGVDGPPEDGVRRVARVVLLDPEDRILLLHGHEPEDPADDWWFTPGGGVEGDETREEAALRELAEETGITDVDLGPVLWRRRCSFPFAGRRWDQDEWYFLARTTQTAVRALALTELERRSVAGARWWTCPELARAHETVYPTRLAELLRRLLDEGPPAGPVTLDTEIV
- the dprA gene encoding DNA-processing protein DprA; the encoded protein is MSGAGAPREAPSDALLDRVFLSRVVEPGDETAGRWVREYGTGAVVRRLREDAEPPLPGIGPRRWEGLRARAARADPARDLAAADSAGMRFVCPGDAEWPGQLDDLGDARPLGLWVRGPADLRMWALRSVALVGARACTEYGAHMAATLAGALAEEGWVVVSGGAYGVDGAAHRGALGAGGATVAVLACGADRPYPRGHTQLIDRIAAQGLVVGELPPGEHPTPSRFIVRNRVIAALTRGTVVVEAAHRSGSLATARAARRLGRHTMGVPGPATSGLSAGVHDLLRQDAVLVTDAAEIIELVGDMGELAPERRGPVLPRDLLEPRARAVLAALPGPRAARADEIARGAQTTEDDAVARLYELRSLGWVERHGDGWKLTRQAMMTARTGRRPC
- the lepB gene encoding signal peptidase I, encoding MGDVAVGARSGHDGEEHRGHPVGAADPAADGAVTSGNEPGSGDDGGRSGGEPPTGGQGSGGAAPEKKQRSFWKELPILIGIALVLALLIKTFLVQAFSIPSDSMQNTLQQGDRVLVDKLTPWFGSEPERGEVVVFHDPDQWLAGEPTPDPNALQTFLSWIGLMPSSEEKDLIKRVIGVGGDTVECKGTGPLTVNGKALNEPYVYPGNTPCSQDDQGGQFKVKVPEGFIWVMGDHRQNSRDSRYNQSDKNHGMVPVDKVVGRAVVIAWPVGRWSTLPVPDTFDQDLSTRSAALTVAPPSLALAGAVPLVLWRRQRVRAERTR